The sequence TTTGGAATTGTTTTGTTGATTATTTCTGAAAAATAAGGTTCAATTTCATATAGATTATGTGTAGAAAGCATTGTAACTAATTTTTCATAGTTAGTTATTGTTTCTTCTAAAAGCCTAAATGTATCTGTAAGGTTGTTAAATTCTTTTTGAATTTGATTTATTAAAAGCGTATTCATCTATTTTTTTGTCCGTTTTAAGATGTAAATGTAGGTTTTCTTTTTCGTAACTGTTCTTTTCTCTTTATCCAATATTCATTAATTGCTTCAATAGACATTGTCTGAATTTCTTCCCATTTTAATTCAGTATCTAAATAGTAATTTTCAGTTATTTCTAACATAAAAGCTTTTGTTTCTTGAAGAAAAGTATATAATTCTTGGTAATTACTGTCCTTATATTTTTGTAGTAATTCATCAACTTCATTTTTAATACAAAGTTCATGGAGAATTAATGTTTTGGTTAGGTGATGAATGGCTTCGTTTTCATTATTTTTATATAAAGACAAACGCATCAAATATAAATACGGTCGACTATAGAAGCCTTTCGACTCTTTTTCAACTATCGAAATAATTTCTGTAAGTTCATTAAGACTTGGTTTTTCAATATTTCCATTATATAGATAACAATATTCTAAAAAATCGGCATAATGTGAATGTGTAGAAGGGTTTTGTTTAATAGAAGTAAGGTGAACTTCGTAAAAGTCTTTTGCTTTTTGTAAAGATTCTTCTGCTTTTAGATTTTCTTGCTGTTGAAGGTAAATTTTCGAAATATCCTGCCAAGCCTTTGCCACATAATAAACCTCAAATGCGTTTTCATCAATGGCATCAATAACTCTTTGATACAATTGTATTGCTTTTTCTATTAAATCAATTCTACTGTATTCTAATCCTTGATTATGAAAAAAATGTGATGCGTCTGTGGTTTCGAATCGGGTTGTTTTTTCAGGATAATAATTTAAAGATTTGTCTAACCAATAATGATATATTGTGTTAGGAAAGTTGGATAAGTCGATTTTAGACCATTTTAAATGATCTTTAAGTTCTTTAAAAGAAGCAGCAAAATAATATGGTAATTGCTTGTTGTTTTTGGTAAATGACTCTAGTTTTTCTTGAATTCTATTTTGTTCATTTTGTTGCGCGTCATTAATTTTTTCTGAAAGAAATATTTTGCTTTCATTTTGAAGATAAGGAAAATAAATTAATTGTAAATAGAAACTCCAAGCCGTAATCTGTTCTAGATTCAATGCTAATGAATTTTCAATATGTAGTTTTGCTTTTTCCCAATAGTTAAATGCTTTTTCGTTGCTAGTTTTCAAAACCGTTTTGTAGGTAACCGCTAATTGATAATCAATTTCGTATGCACTATTAGGCGATTTTAATTTTAAATTCTCCAATGCAAAAACTGTATTCTTGAGTATTTCTTCAATTTGAATATCCTTTTTTGCGACCAAGTGTTCTAATAAAATACTGTAAGCTGCACTTCTTGGTCGCCATAGTTTTTTGCCTAATAAAACTTCCATTTTATCAACCATTGGCAATAAATTAAAAATACCAGTTTCTGTTAATTTTCCACAGGCATTATCATAGTTCATTTCCCAAAAAAGAGAACAATAACCTTTCTTGGCTAACTGTTTTCTCTCTTTTTTGGAAGTATATTGAGTTTTGGTTAGTTCATATAGATGATCTAATTGCGTAATATCATAATTATGAGCATATTCTTTAATCTGCTTTTTAAATGTTTTATCCATTTAAAACGTATTTTCTTCTTTTCCTTTTGTTACTTTTAAAACTTTTGCGGTAGATTGATTTTTATCTAGATAAATTTCTATTTCAATGGTTACATTGGTTTCTTGATACTCTCTATAGATTTCTAAATTTAATACTCCGTCTGAATAAATTACGCTTTTTATTTCATCATACCAACCATCATGAGTGTCTAAAGTAAGATAGTTTTCTGAATAGATTTCTTTATCTTGAATAATCTTGATGTATTCGTACTTTTTATCGCGTCCATTATAGAATAGAATTGGACTTTGGTTATCGCTACAGAATGAAAGTTCTCCCATTTCTTCATCATAAACGCCAATATTGAAGTTTTTTGTTGGAATAAACTTAAATATAGTAGAATCGATAGTATAATTTACTGCTCGATTTTTGTTTTCTTTTTCAAATACAAACTTACCATATATCCAACCCGAAAATTTTTCGTTCTTAACCCAGATAAAATTGTGTAAATCACATCTTTCATTTGTCTGTTTTAAATTTATTTTTTCTTCAGAAATGCTGTCTATAGTAATAATCTCTCCATATGCATTTGTTATTTTATCAATTATATTTTTGTTGATGTCGTAGATTTTGATTGTGTCAGTTAAAATTATAGCTTCATTTTGATATTTTTTTCTTTTGAAACTTAAACTTTGTTCTGTTTGGATATGTTCAGGTGTAGGTTTGTCAATTTCTGAGTCGTCTTTACAACTCGCTAAAGTAAACACTAGTAGTAGTAGGGTAAATTTTCTCATTTTGTTTTTAATTATTAAATTCTAACTTTTTTTGAATTTGTAACTATTGTTTATTAAGTAGTTACAATTTTTCAATACAATAAAGCTAATTTTCTAATTTTAAATAAGAAGATAGTTGAATATAGAATTCAATCTATTTTTTATTCTGTCTATACTGTTTTTATTAATCTCTTAAAAAAGTGATATTGTATAGATGGAATAAAGGTAATCTTTTCATTATTTTAGTTATAGCACAACAAATATAGTAAAACCTATTATTTGTAAATAATATCGTACTGAGTATTTTACATTCAATATGTTTTTTTAGAAACTAATTTTCGTAATAATGAAGTTAAGAGTAGTGTTTTATAAAAATCGAATATACAAAAAATATATTAATAAGTTACTGATTTAGTGTAGTAATTGTTAATATTAAGAAAAATTAATATTATTTAAAAGAATCCATAATTCCGTTTGGTATGCGTTTTGAGCTTTAGTTAATTCTTCACTATTAAAATCAATTTCATTAGAATAGATGGGAATGTGTTTCTTTAGTGTTTGTTTATGACTCAATTTTGTTTTACTAGAAATTTTAGGAATTTAAAAAAGTTATCCAAATTAGTGAACTACTTAATTTTGATATCATCATTCGTATTTAGAACTCCATCTTTACCTTTTGAAATTATTATATATTTAGTGCGATTGTTCTCTACTTCATAATGATATTCGTTTCCCCAAAGGTCAATAGTTATATCTTTTCTTAATGGGTTATTTCTAATAATATCGCTTAGTTTTTCAGGATATATTCCAAAAGCTTCTTTGTTTTTTTCTAAGAGGGTTTCAATTTTAGAAATTTCATCTAAAGTATCATTTTTATTAGAATAGTTATACCTGTAAAAACCTATTAAACAAAAAATAGAGGAAAGAATAAGTAATAAGATACCGTAAATTTTAACATTAGGATGAATCATTGTTTTCTTTGGAAGGCTATTTGCTCTTTCAAACTCTCTTCTTTTCTTTTTCTCTTTTAGAAAATCAAAATGAAGATAATGTAATAGAAAATCAATAATAATATCTAACATTTTTTATAGTTTATTAAAATCGAATATAGGAAAAATAAAGTAGTTGAAGTTGCTTTTTATTTCTCAATTAATTTTTTCATAATTGGAATTACTAAATCCCAACCTCCTTCTGATTCTTCATACCTTTTTTTTGCATTTTCAGAATCATTGAAATCACCTTGTGTAATTGTTAATTTAGTTCCGTTTTCAAACTCAATTAATTTGTAAGTCAGAACTACATAATTTTTTGGAATATCCTTTATTCCAATATTTGGATCGAACATTGTAAATGATACACTTTTTCCTTTTGTAATATCAGTTATTTTTCCTTTAACATAAATAACTTCTTTTCCATGTTCAGTAAATCCTTTCCAAATAATTGAGCTTCCAACACTCCAATGGGATATTACTTCACATCCAAACATATATTGTTTCGTCATTTCAGGGTTGGTTAATAAATCCCAAATCTTTTCATTCGTAGCTTTAAAAGTGACTTCTTTTTTTATAATCATCGATTTATTCATCATTTTTTATCTTTTAGTTAATGTACAAATTTGATGAGTTTTAACCTTTTTGAATTGCAAAATCGGAATTATTTCTAATACTATCGGGAGAAGTACCAAATTCTTTTTTAAATGCATTAGAAAAATACTGAGGAGAGCTATAGCCTGTTTCATAAGCAATTTCTTTAGCAGATTTATCAGTTTCTAAAAGAAGTTTTTTTGCTAAATTCATTCTGTTTTTATGAATATATCCGAAAATAGTTGTTCCAAATAATTCTTTAAATCCTTTTTTTAGCTTGAATTCGTTTAAACTAATTTGTTTAGATAATGCCACAATTGTTGGTGGATTATCAATTTTTAATGTCAAAATTTCTTTTGCTTCAAATAATTTCTGTTTGTCTAAGTTTGATTTAATGAAATGAGTTTGATTCTTATTATTGTAAAGTTCTGCTTGTAAAACAAGTAACTCAATACTTTTAGAAAGTAAAAAAAGATTCTTTAATTCATTGGTATAGGAACAGTTAATTATTTCATTTATTACATATTGAATTTTAAAATTATTAGGCATCCATTGATCAGATAGGATTGCACTTTCTTTATTTAATATTTTTTCAGAAAAGCGTTTTAAAGAATCTGTGCCATTTTGAGCAATAGTGATAAAATATTCGGTAGAGAAATTAATACCAAAAGTTTCAATACGTTTACTTTTATTAGAAATTTCCATTTCAATACCGTCGGAGTATATAATATTATTGTGATGACCAGTGAAAGTGAATTCAGAATTCAATTGTTTGCATCTGAAATTATAATCACCATTTAGACCAAAATGTAACCGTACTAATTCTTTATCATTTTTGAATACTTTTTTCTCGAATGCACTATAATCAATAGTATTATGTGAAATTACAATATTTTCTAATTGCCAACTCTTATTATTTATTGTAGTATCGTGTCTATTTTTCATTTATCACTTTACATTGATATTCGTTTCTTAAAAAGAACAATTAATGTTGTACATTAATGAGTATCGGTTTTTATTGTATCAAATATACATAAAATAGCTAGTAATTTAAATGAATAGTTTATCAGCATTAAAGCCATATCATTTTCTTAAATATTTATAAAACTGATATTATTATATCTTTTTTTGATTGAGAAAGGAAACAAGCGTGTATCAATTTTTGTATTTTTGAAAAATAGAATTAATTATATATGAAAATTGTTATCTCTCCTGCAAAATCTTTAGATTTTGAATCAAAATTGCCAACTACTCGTTATACACAATCCGATTTTTTATCCCAATCGGAAACAATACATAAAACGCTTAAAAAACTGCAACCAAAAGACTTAATGAGTTTGATGTCTATTTCTGAAAAATTGGCCGATTTGAATTGGCAACGCAATCAAGACTGGAAAACTCCTTTTACTCCAGAGAATGCACGAGCTGCTGTTTATGCATTCAATGGTGATGTGTATACGGGTTTAGATGCTTATACTCTTCCTGTTGAAAAATTAGATGTTTTACAAGATAAATTA is a genomic window of Flavobacterium jumunjinense containing:
- a CDS encoding SRPBCC family protein — encoded protein: MMNKSMIIKKEVTFKATNEKIWDLLTNPEMTKQYMFGCEVISHWSVGSSIIWKGFTEHGKEVIYVKGKITDITKGKSVSFTMFDPNIGIKDIPKNYVVLTYKLIEFENGTKLTITQGDFNDSENAKKRYEESEGGWDLVIPIMKKLIEK
- a CDS encoding helix-turn-helix transcriptional regulator, with amino-acid sequence MKNRHDTTINNKSWQLENIVISHNTIDYSAFEKKVFKNDKELVRLHFGLNGDYNFRCKQLNSEFTFTGHHNNIIYSDGIEMEISNKSKRIETFGINFSTEYFITIAQNGTDSLKRFSEKILNKESAILSDQWMPNNFKIQYVINEIINCSYTNELKNLFLLSKSIELLVLQAELYNNKNQTHFIKSNLDKQKLFEAKEILTLKIDNPPTIVALSKQISLNEFKLKKGFKELFGTTIFGYIHKNRMNLAKKLLLETDKSAKEIAYETGYSSPQYFSNAFKKEFGTSPDSIRNNSDFAIQKG
- a CDS encoding type II secretion system protein GspG — translated: MLDIIIDFLLHYLHFDFLKEKKKRREFERANSLPKKTMIHPNVKIYGILLLILSSIFCLIGFYRYNYSNKNDTLDEISKIETLLEKNKEAFGIYPEKLSDIIRNNPLRKDITIDLWGNEYHYEVENNRTKYIIISKGKDGVLNTNDDIKIK
- a CDS encoding tetratricopeptide repeat protein encodes the protein MDKTFKKQIKEYAHNYDITQLDHLYELTKTQYTSKKERKQLAKKGYCSLFWEMNYDNACGKLTETGIFNLLPMVDKMEVLLGKKLWRPRSAAYSILLEHLVAKKDIQIEEILKNTVFALENLKLKSPNSAYEIDYQLAVTYKTVLKTSNEKAFNYWEKAKLHIENSLALNLEQITAWSFYLQLIYFPYLQNESKIFLSEKINDAQQNEQNRIQEKLESFTKNNKQLPYYFAASFKELKDHLKWSKIDLSNFPNTIYHYWLDKSLNYYPEKTTRFETTDASHFFHNQGLEYSRIDLIEKAIQLYQRVIDAIDENAFEVYYVAKAWQDISKIYLQQQENLKAEESLQKAKDFYEVHLTSIKQNPSTHSHYADFLEYCYLYNGNIEKPSLNELTEIISIVEKESKGFYSRPYLYLMRLSLYKNNENEAIHHLTKTLILHELCIKNEVDELLQKYKDSNYQELYTFLQETKAFMLEITENYYLDTELKWEEIQTMSIEAINEYWIKRKEQLRKRKPTFTS